A window of Microbacterium hominis genomic DNA:
ATCCCCGGAGCACCGAGGGCGTGCGGAAAGCTGTACAGGACTGCCAGAACGCCACCTCCCCCAGTTCCGCTGCGCTCACGGGCCCCGCGGGAGCATTCCGTCCCCGTGCGATCCCGCGGTTCTGGCTCCCACTCTGAGCGGGCGCGCGGGAGGGGCACAACCCGCTCGGGGGAATGTCGCCCACTCTTTACACCCGCGCAACATTGGCACGTGGCGGAGTTAACAATCGGGGGCGACGATGGTGACACGTCTCGACGTCGGCCGTCGTTCCTTGGGGTCTGTGGAACAGCCGGTGCAAGACCGCCCGATGAGGTGCTGGGGGATCCACGGGCGCGCGCGCCCGGACCACACAGGGAAAGAGGTGTCTGATGGACACTCCGAAGTATCTGCAGGTGTTGTGGGGCTACAAGTGGCTCCTTCTTTTCGGAGCCGTCGTGGCGGGGGTGGCGGCGTTCTTCGCCGGCTTCACCGTCGTGAACGGGGAGGTGACTCCCCGGGCGGAGAAGACATGGAGCGCGGCCACGACCATGCTCCTGACCAGTCCGACCTCGACGCTGTTCCAGGCCGAGGTGCCCGGTGTTCCGATCGAGCAGGGCACCTCCGACCCGCAGGTCACCGACCTCGCCGAGAACGCGCTCGTCTACGCGTACATCATCTCCAGCGACGCGCTGCAGGACTCCGTCGAGGCGAGCATCGGCACGCTCGACGACGAGACCGAGGCCATCTCGGCCCTGCGCCGCACCACCCAGCCCACCGGCGACGAGCGCTTCCCCGGCCGCTACGATCTCCCCGTGCTCGAGGCGGTCGGCACGGCCGCGACGGCCGAACGGGCCGAGGAGATCTCGCAGACCGCCGCCGACGAATTCGTCGCCTACCTGGTCGCCCAGCAGGACACGCAGGAGATCGCGCCCGAGCAGCGGGTGCAGGTCGAGATGCTGGGCCTGAACCCCGCCGTCGAGGGCGACTCGTCGAACCCGGCGATCCCCGTCGTCGTGACCTTCTTCGGCGTCTTCCTCGCCTTCGTGGTGCTGGCCTTCTCGATCGCGGGCATCCGCGGGAAGTCGGCGCGACGCAAGGCGGCCAAGGCCGAGGCCGCCGCAGCGGCCGCCGCCGCGAGCCCCGCCGAGGCCACCCCCGACGCCGCCGACGAGCTCCCGCTCGACGACCTCATCGCCGAGGAGGATCGCGAGCTGGTCTCGACGGGCGCGTCCTCGCGCAGGGCCAACCGGCCACCCCGCGACGACGACGGCGAGGGCGCGTAGCGCCACGCCGGCACCGGACACGACGGCTCCCACGGATCCACCGTGACGATCGACACCCCTCCCGCCACGCCCGCACCCGACGGCGCGAACGCCGCCGCGCGCGGCGCCGGCCGAGTGGATGCCGCACCCGCGGCATCCACTCCCCCGTCCCTCACCGCCCGCCGCGTGCTGCTCGTCGCCGGAATCGCGCTGCTGTTCGCGGCGATCGTCATCGCCTCGGTGATCCTCCTGCCGCCGATCGCGACCGGCGCAGCGCTCCTGGGCCTGTCGCTGGTGATCCTGCTGCGCCGCATCCTGTTCACCTGGCCGGCTCTGCTGTTCCTGCTCGCGGCGACGATCATGTTCATCCCGGCGCGCCGCTACGCCCTGCCGATCCCGCTGCCGTTCGCCCTCGAGGCCTACCGGCTCATGATCTTCGTCGCGATCATCGCGGTGGGCCTGGCCTTCCTGTTCGACCGGCAGCGCCGCTGGCGCCCGATCGCGTTCGGATGGCCGCTCGGGATCTTCCTGGCGACGCTGCTCGTCTCGTTCATCGCCAACGGCACGCGCCTGGTCGAGGAGGGGCTCGCGACGACGTCGCTCTCCGGCTTCTTCCAGCTCGGCGTGCTCCTGTCGGTCTTCGTCAGCGTGCGGCAGATGCTCACCAGCGAGCGCATGGTGACCGGCTTCCTCATGCTGCTGGCGTGGTCGGCGACCATCGTCGCGTTCTTCGCCATCATCGAGCGCGTCGCCCGCACGAACGTCTTCCTCATGCTCGCCAACTTCCTGCCGCTGGTGGTGCTGCGCGAAGACGGCGGCGACGCCACGCGCGCCGGCGTCAACCGAGCGTACGGCTCGGCGCAGCATCCCATCGCCCTCGCCGTCATGCTGTGCATGATCATCCCGCTGCTGATCTACCTGGCCAAGTACGCCATCTGGCCGCGCAACATCTGGAACCGTCGCATCGCCTATGGCCTGGCGACCGTGATCGTGTTCGGCGGGATCGTCGCGGCGATCTCGCGCACCGCGGTCGTGGTGATGGGCGTCATGTTCCTCATCGCGCTGCTGCTGCGCCCGAAGATCGCGGGGATCATCGTCGCGTTCGCGGTGCCGATGCTGCTGCTGGCGATGTTCGTCGTGCCGGCGCAGGTGGACTCGATGCTGCTGTCGTTCTTCGATGTCGACACGCTGATCGCCTCGCAGTACACCTCTGCCGGGATGCGGGGTGCCGGCCGCCTCGCCGACCTCGAACCGGCGATGGCCGAGGTGCAGCAGGCGCCCTTCTTCGGACAGGGCTTCGGCTCGCGGATCGTCGTCGGCGACGACGCGAACTCGTTCATCCTCGACAACCAGGTGCTGAGCGTGCTCATGGAGGCGGGCGCCCTCGGCGTCGCCGGCTACGCGGTCTTCATGCTCGCGCCGGTCGTGATGCTGCTGGTGTTCGCCTTCCGCGACGCGGCCGAGGTGCGCCACGCCTCGCTCGCCCTCACGATCGCGACGTCGCTCGCCGGCTACAGCGCGGCGCTGTTCTTCTTCGACGCGTTCGGGTTCTTCCAGTCCTTCCTCGTGCACATGATGCTGCTCGCGGTGGGCGCGTGGGTGCTCACCGAGACCCCGCGGCGCCCGCGCGGCGCGGGTCTCGCTGCCGAGGTGGATGCCGCGCCTGCCGGCCCGGAAGGCGCCCGCCTCGACGCGCCCGTCGCCGGGTCCGCGACCGCGGAGGGCACGCCATGACCGCCCGCTCCGGCGCCGCGCTGAGCGTCGTGATCCCCGCGCACGACGAAGCCGGGGTGATCGACCGCGTGCTGACCGCGCTCACCGAACACTCCCGGAGAGACGAGCTCGAGATCGTGGTGGCCGCCAACGGCTGCACCGACGCCACCGCCGCGCGGGCGCGGTCGTACCAGGGTGTGCGCGTTGTCGAGGTCGAGACGGCGTCGAAGATCGCGGCGCTCAACGCGGGCGACGAGGAGGCGCTGACCTTTCCCCGGGTGTACCTCGACGCCGACGTGCGCATCGCCCCCGAGGCGCTGTTCGCCCTGGCCGAGGCGCTCGAGCGCGACGGCATCGAGATCGCCTCGCCGCGCCTGGTCGTCGACACCTCCGCCGCCTCCTGGGCCGTGCGACAGCACTACCGGATCTGGGAGCTCAGCGACTACCGCCGAAGCGGCCACATCGGGTCGGGCGTCTACGCGCTCTCGGCCGACGGCCGCGCGCGCTTCGGGCGCTGGCCCGAGGTCATCGCCGACGACCGGTTCGTGCAGCAGCTCTTCCTCCCGGCCGAGCGCACGACCCTCGCGGACCACTCGTTCACCGTGCGCAGCGCCGCCGACATGCGCACGCACCTGCGCCGCTCGGTGCGCATCGCGCGGGGCAACGCCGAGCTGCCCGCGACCCTGCAGCAGGCCGACGGGCCGAGCGCGGCATCCCGCAGCCATCTCGTACGGCGCGTGGTGCGGCATCCCTCGCTCTGGGTGCCCTTCGGCGTGTACTGCGTGAGCTGGACCCTGCCCAACCTGCTGGCCCGGCGGGAGATCGCCCGCGCGAGCACCGCCACGTGGAATCGAGACGAGATGAGCAGGGTGAGCCCGACATGACGCGAACCGCACGCACCTCCCGGCGGGCGCTGACCGCCCTGACCGCCTTCGCCGTGAGCGCGGCACTGCTCATCGGCTGTGCGGCGGCCGCGCCCGAGCCGGGCCCGGTCGACCTCAGCGAGATCCCCGCCGCGCCGGGACTCAGCGACGTCACCGTGGTGGGCGCGCTCGGTGATTCGATCTCGCTCGGCGTCAACGCCTGCGCCGAGCCCGGTCACTGCTCCGCCGCGAGCTGGGCCACCGGCGACGATCCCGCCGTCGGCTCGGTCGCCATGCGCATCGGCGAGGTGGCCGGCGCCTTCCCCGAGGTCGTCAATAAGGCCAAGGACGGCGGCACCGTCGCCGACGCGCTCGCCCGCGTCGACGAGGTCATCGCCGCCGACCCCGGTCTCGTGCTGATCCTGCTCGGCGGAAACGACGTGTGCGACGCCGATGTGAGCGGTATGACGACGGTGGACAACTTCCGCATCGCGTACGGCAATCTGCTCGCGAAGATCCACGAGGCGCTGCCCGACACGCAGATCCTCGCCATGTCGATCCCCGACCTGTACCGGCTCTGGGAGATCGGACATGTGGATGCCACGGCGGTGGGCCGCTGGGATCAGAGCCCCTCCTGCCGCAACCTGCTCGGCGACGCCCAGGCCATCGACGAGGAGAGCGTGGCCCGGCGCGACGCGGTGGCACTGCGCACGCAGGAGCTCAACGCCGTCATCGCCGAGGTGTGCACCGCCGAGGTGTCGTGCGTCAGCGACGGCGGGGCCGTCTACGCCTACGAGTTCGCGCCCGACCAGATCTCGAGCATCGACTACTTCCACCCGTCGGTGGCCGGCGAACAGGCGATCGCCGAGCTCGCCTGGAACGCCCTGCAGGAGGCTGCGACATGACGACGCTGCTGGTCGCGATCTCCGGCGGGCACCTCACGCAATTGACCATGCTCGCCCCGCGGGTCGCGGATGAGGACGTGGTGTGGATGACCAACGACACCCCGCAGAGCCGGTCGCTGCTCGAGGGCCAGACGGTCTACCACGTGCCCACCCGGCCGCCGCGCGACTACGCCGGTGTCATGGCGGACACCCGCATCGCCCAGCGGGCGCTGCGCGATCACCGGATCGATCGCGTCATCAGCACCGGAGCGCAGATCGCGCTGTCGGCGCTGGTGCCGGCATCCACCCGGCGCCTCCCCTTCACCTACATCGAGAGCGCGACGCGCGTCACCGGCATCTCGGCCACCGGCAAGGTGATGGAGCGAGTGCCGTGGGTCGAGCGCTACGTGCAGTACCCGCACGCGGTCAACGACAAGTGGCGGTACGCCCTGTCGGTGTTCGACGGCTTTCGCGTGGAGCCGGTCGAGGATCCGGCGCCTATCTCGCGGGCCGTCGTGACCGTCGGCGGCAACGGCGACTACGGGTTCCGCCGGCTCATCGACGGGGCCCGCAGGGCGCTGGATGCCGTGCCCGGTGACGTGGAGACCCTGTGGCAGGTGGGTTCCACCGACGTGTCGGACCTGCCGATCGACGCCGTCGACTCCCTGCCGTCGGCACGCCTGAACGCGGCGCTGAGGGAGGCCGACGTGGTCATCGGCCACGCCGGCACCGGCACCGCACTGGCGGCGCTGGCCGCCGGCAAGGTGCCCGTGCTCTCACCGCGGTCGGTGTCGTTCGGCGAGCACGTCGACGGGCACCAGCACGACCTCGCCGCCTTCCTCGCCGACCGGGGCCTGGCCGTGGTGGCAGAGCCCCAGGCCATCAGCCCCTCGGTGCTCGACACCGCCCGCCGGTGGCGGGCCGCGCGCGCCGCCGACCTCGAGACCGTGGCCCTCTAGGGCCCTAGGAGCGATCGTGTCCGAGCATCACGCGGGGTCCCCGCATCCCGTCGATCCCCTCCCGCCCGCCGCCGATGTGACGGTGGTGATCGTCAACTTCAACACGCGCGACGACACCGTGGCCTGCGTCGGCTCGGTGCTCGCGACCCGCGGCGACCTCGATGTGCACGTCGTGGTCGTCGACAACGGCTCCGTCGACGGCAGTGTCGACGCCCTGCGCGCGGCCCACCCCGGCATCCATGTCATCGAAGCGGGCGAGAACCTCGGGTTCGCGCGTGCGGTCAACCGCGGCGCCGCCGTCGCGGAGGGCGAGTTCGTGCTGCTGCTGAACCCCGACGCGCTCATGCTCGAGGAGTCGCTGCCCGCTCTCGTCTCCTTCGCCCGCGACAACCCGCAGTACCGCGTCTTCGGCGGCCGCACCCTGCGGGGGGACCTCACCCTCGAGCCGTCCTCGTGCTGGGGAGCGCCGTCGCTGTGGTCGCTGACGATGTACGCCACGATGCTCTCGACCGTGTTCAAGCGCTCGCGCCTGTTCGACCCGGAATCGCTCGGCCGATGGCCGCGGAACACGATCCGCGAGGTGCCGATCATCACGGGGTGCCTGCTGCTGATCTCGCGCGACGACTTCGCCGAGCTCGGCGGCATGGACGAGGACTTCTTCCTCTACGGCGAAGACGCGGAGTTCAGCATGCGCGCCGCCGCCCACGGCATGACGCGGCTCGTCTACCCGCCGGCGGCGATCATCCACACCGTGGGCGGGTCCTCGGCGGGCAGCTCGAAGGGGTCGATGGTGCTGGCGGGCAAGGTCACCTACCTCCGCAAGGTGTGGAGGCCGCGACGCGCGGCCGCCGGCGTGCTGCTGCTGAAGACCGGCGTCGCGGTGCGCGCGGCGCTCGAGCAGGTGACGGGTCGCCGTCGCGGCGCCTGGACGACCGTGTGGCGCCGCCGCCGCGACTGGGAGCAGGGCTACCCGCACGCCGAGGCGGCCCTGTTCGGGCGCCCCGTCCCCGCCCCCGCCGGCTGAGCCGCCCCGGGCGGCCCCGGCCGCGCAGAACTCCGGAGTTTCTGGCGCGATCCGCGCGAATCGGCCACCCACCACGCCGATCGGCACGGTTCTTCCGGAGTTCTGCACCCCGCGGCCCGCGGCCGGAGTTCTGCGCCCCGGCCCGCGGCCGGCCCCCGCCCCCGCCGGCTGACTCCGCCGCCCCGCGGCCGCGGCCCGGGCCCGCACACGTCGCCCCGCTACGCGGCCGCAGGCACCCGCTCGTTCAGACCGCTCGCGGTGCGGTCGCGCGCGGTCACTCCCGCCCCGATCCACTCCCGCACGCGGGCGATGAAGTTCTCGATGTCGAACTCCGCCGCGCGCGCCTGCGCCGCTGCGGACGACAGCGATTCGACGCGCTCGACCGCCGCGCGCACCTCGAACGGATCGTCGGGGTCGACGTGGAATCCGGTGACCCCGTCGATCACCGACTCCGCCGCTCCCCCGGTGCGGTTCACGATCACGGGGCAGCCCGCGGCCATCGCCTCGACGGGCACGATGCCGAAGTCCTCGACGGGCGGGAAGACGAACGCCAGCGCCCGCTGGAACAGGGCGCGCATCATCTCGTCCGAGACGAACCCGAGCAGGTGCACGGGCACCGAGGCGGCGGCGGCGAGCGCCTCGAGATGCGCCCGCTCCGGCCCCGTGCCGGCCACGACCACGGGGATGCCGAGCCGGTCGCCCATGCGCACCACTTCGTCGTGCCTCTTGTACGGCACGAGCCGCGAGGCCGCCATGAGGAATCCGCGCTCGGGCAGCGCGGCGAGCGTCGCCTGCTCCTCGGCCGTCAGGCGTTCCGCCCATCGGCCACCTGCGATGATGCGGTTCGCGTGCACGGGCGGATAGATGACGCGGGCGTCGCGCTCCCACGACCGGATGATCCGGCGCCGCACGAACATGCTGTTCGCCGCGAGATCGCCCGAGTGCGCGGCCGCTCGCCTGTCGGAGGCTTTCAGCGCGGCGCGGGCGGGCGCGAGCGCCGCGCCCTTGCCGCGTCCGTCGAGATCGGGTTCCCACAGGTACCGCGCCGGCGTGTGCACGTACGAGAACTTGGGCACGCCGCGCGCGCGGGTGCCGAAGTCGCAGTGGTGCGCGAACACGTAGCTGCTGGTGAGCACCCAGTCGGGCCGTTCGGCCACCCCGGCCATGCGCCACGTGGCGGGCATGAGCGGAAGTCCCAGGGCCTTGTGCTTGCGCAACGGCGTGCGCGACATCCACGACTCGCTCACCCCCGTCGCCGAGAATCGGCCCGGGTCGTCGCTCCACAGTGCGTACACGCGCGAGTCGGGCAGTGCGATGCGGAACGCGTCGAGCACCTGCTCGGCGCCGCCGGAGCGTTCGATCCATTCCTGAACGATGAGACCTGACATGTCCTCGAACCCCCAATAGTTCGGTGGAGCTGTTTCGGTGGTGCTTCGTACGGTGGCGAGGTGGCGAGGTGGCGAGGTGGCGAGGTGGTGAGGTGGAGCTGGAGAGGGAGTGGATGCCGCGCCGCGGCGTCCTCAGTAGGCGCCGTCGCTGCGCACGACGGCTTTGACGGTCTTGGCGAGCACGATGATGTCGCCGGTGATCGACCAGTTCTCGACGTAGTAGAGGTCCAGGCGCACGCTCTCCTCCCAGGAGAGGTTCGAGCGGCCGTTGACCTGCCACAGTCCCGTGATGCCGGGGCGGGTGAGCAGGCGCCGGCTCACGTGCGCCTCGTACTGCTCGACCTCCGCCGGCAGCGGCGGGCGCGGCCCCACGAGGCTCATGTCGCCGCGCAGCACGTTCCACAGCTGCGGCAGCTCATCGAGGGAGTACGCTCGCAGGAACGCGCCCACGCGGGTCACGCGCGGGTCGTCCTTCATCTTGAACAGCACGCCGTTGCCGTCGCTCTGCGCCTGAAGGTCCGCCAGTCGCGCCTCGGCGTCGGTCACCATCGAGCGGAACTTCAGCATCGTGAAACGCGAGCCGTGCGCGCCCACGCGCTCCTGCCGGAAGATCACGGGGCCGGGGCTGTCCAGGCGCACCGCCAGCGCGATCGCCGCGAACACGGGCGCGAGCAGGAGCAGGGCGACCGAGACCAGCGACACGTCGAACAGCCGCTTCACCGCGTGGCTGTACCCGGAGTACTGCGGCAGGTCGACGTGCACCATCGGCAGGCCGTTGATCGGGCGCATGTGAATGCGGGGGCCTGCCACGTCGGTGAGTCTCGACATGAGGATGAGCTCCACCTGCGAGTTCTCCAGCTCCCACCCGAGCCGCCGGATCGCCTCGTTGCCGCCCGGGAGCCCGCCCGCCACGATCACCGCGCGAGCGCGCCGGCGCTTGGAGACCGCGGCCACCTCGTCGAACGGGATGAACGGCATCGCGCGCACCGACGACGCGGGACGGGTGGATGCCGCGGGCCGGCCGCCCGGCACGCTCACCGCGATCGCGCGGTAGCCCACGCGGTAGTTGCGGCGCAGCTGGTGCAGGACGCGCAGCACGTCCTCCTGCCCGCCCACGACGATCGCCCCGGTCATGCAGCGGCCCACGAGGCGCATCCGGTGCAGGGAGGTGCGCCACACCGCCCGCGACACGATCAGCAGCGCGAGACCGAGCGGCAGCGCGATCGCGAGGTAGCCGCGCGCGATCTCGAGCTGGCCGAGGAAGGCGACGATCGCGAACACCCCGAACGTGCCGAGCGTGGCCTGCAGCACCCGCTGGTACTCGACCATTCCGGTGCCGATGTTGCGCAGCATCCGGCTCCGCGTCGCCGAGAGGGAGACGAGCCAGATCGTCGCGAGCACGATGCTCATCACCCCGTACGCCACGTCGACGCTCGCGATGCCCGGCATCGTCGGTCCGAGGCCGGGGGCGCCGAAGCGCACGAGCTGGGCGACGTACACCGCGAGCGCGATGACCGCGGCATCGGTGGCCGCCATGCCCCACTGCAGCCGCCGGCGCCAGCCGAGCCGGCGCGGCTGTGGAGCGACCTCGGCGACGGTCGAGACGACCTCGCCGAGGTTCGGCGGAAGGGCGGCGGTGGAGCGGAACTCTAGAGCTGAAGACATCGTGCGAACCCCCAGGACGCAATCCAGGCACAGCAGGGCTCGCAAAAGCCCCTGTGCTCGCTGATTGCGACCCCCATCGCAGACCCCCACGCTAGCCCCGTGCCGGCGGGGCCCGCCAGCGTCGTCACCGGGTGTTTACACACCCTTCGCCCGCCGTGACACCCCCGAAACATCGGGAGCCGGATGCCGCGCCTGCCGCATCAGGCGCCGCGGGCGATCGCGATGATGCGCTCGTGCCGGGCGGCCCACGAGTTGGCCTCGACGAACGCGAGGCGTTCGGTCTCGATCGCCGGTCCCGCCGCGAGGGCGGCGTCGACGACGTCGACGAAATCCGCCACCGAGTCGGTGAGCGTCACGCGGTCGCTGATGCCGCGCACCGGCGGCAGATCGATCGAGAGCACCGGAAGTCCGGCGGCGAGGTATTCGTAGAGCTTGAGGGGGCTCATCGCCTCGGTCAGCGGCGTGCGCCGGTGCGCGACCAGGGCCACATCGCTGTTGCGCAGCGTGGCGATGAGCTCCGCCCGACCGACGCTCGGGTGCACGTGCACGTTCGGCAGCGCCCGCAGATCGGCGACGTACGCGGGGTCGGGCAGCGGGCCGAGGAGCACGGTGTGCACGTCGGGCCGCGCGCGCGCCAGCGCCGCGATGCCCGCGACGTCCAGGCGCCCGTCGAGGGTTCCCACGTACACCGCCCGGGGGTGCGGAATCTCCGCCATCCAGGCCGGCTCCTCGGGCTTCGGCCCCCGCCACTCCGCCGGCTCCACGCCGTTGGGCACGACCTCGTGCGGTCCGCTCGGGTCGATGCGTTCGATGATCTGCGACGAGACGGCCGCCACCGCGCGCCCCGAGGCGGAGATCCGCCGGTA
This region includes:
- a CDS encoding glycosyltransferase; this encodes MSGLIVQEWIERSGGAEQVLDAFRIALPDSRVYALWSDDPGRFSATGVSESWMSRTPLRKHKALGLPLMPATWRMAGVAERPDWVLTSSYVFAHHCDFGTRARGVPKFSYVHTPARYLWEPDLDGRGKGAALAPARAALKASDRRAAAHSGDLAANSMFVRRRIIRSWERDARVIYPPVHANRIIAGGRWAERLTAEEQATLAALPERGFLMAASRLVPYKRHDEVVRMGDRLGIPVVVAGTGPERAHLEALAAAASVPVHLLGFVSDEMMRALFQRALAFVFPPVEDFGIVPVEAMAAGCPVIVNRTGGAAESVIDGVTGFHVDPDDPFEVRAAVERVESLSSAAAQARAAEFDIENFIARVREWIGAGVTARDRTASGLNERVPAAA
- a CDS encoding glycosyltransferase family 2 protein, which gives rise to MSEHHAGSPHPVDPLPPAADVTVVIVNFNTRDDTVACVGSVLATRGDLDVHVVVVDNGSVDGSVDALRAAHPGIHVIEAGENLGFARAVNRGAAVAEGEFVLLLNPDALMLEESLPALVSFARDNPQYRVFGGRTLRGDLTLEPSSCWGAPSLWSLTMYATMLSTVFKRSRLFDPESLGRWPRNTIREVPIITGCLLLISRDDFAELGGMDEDFFLYGEDAEFSMRAAAHGMTRLVYPPAAIIHTVGGSSAGSSKGSMVLAGKVTYLRKVWRPRRAAAGVLLLKTGVAVRAALEQVTGRRRGAWTTVWRRRRDWEQGYPHAEAALFGRPVPAPAG
- a CDS encoding glycosyltransferase gives rise to the protein MTTLLVAISGGHLTQLTMLAPRVADEDVVWMTNDTPQSRSLLEGQTVYHVPTRPPRDYAGVMADTRIAQRALRDHRIDRVISTGAQIALSALVPASTRRLPFTYIESATRVTGISATGKVMERVPWVERYVQYPHAVNDKWRYALSVFDGFRVEPVEDPAPISRAVVTVGGNGDYGFRRLIDGARRALDAVPGDVETLWQVGSTDVSDLPIDAVDSLPSARLNAALREADVVIGHAGTGTALAALAAGKVPVLSPRSVSFGEHVDGHQHDLAAFLADRGLAVVAEPQAISPSVLDTARRWRAARAADLETVAL
- a CDS encoding sugar transferase, coding for MSSALEFRSTAALPPNLGEVVSTVAEVAPQPRRLGWRRRLQWGMAATDAAVIALAVYVAQLVRFGAPGLGPTMPGIASVDVAYGVMSIVLATIWLVSLSATRSRMLRNIGTGMVEYQRVLQATLGTFGVFAIVAFLGQLEIARGYLAIALPLGLALLIVSRAVWRTSLHRMRLVGRCMTGAIVVGGQEDVLRVLHQLRRNYRVGYRAIAVSVPGGRPAASTRPASSVRAMPFIPFDEVAAVSKRRRARAVIVAGGLPGGNEAIRRLGWELENSQVELILMSRLTDVAGPRIHMRPINGLPMVHVDLPQYSGYSHAVKRLFDVSLVSVALLLLAPVFAAIALAVRLDSPGPVIFRQERVGAHGSRFTMLKFRSMVTDAEARLADLQAQSDGNGVLFKMKDDPRVTRVGAFLRAYSLDELPQLWNVLRGDMSLVGPRPPLPAEVEQYEAHVSRRLLTRPGITGLWQVNGRSNLSWEESVRLDLYYVENWSITGDIIVLAKTVKAVVRSDGAY
- a CDS encoding glycosyltransferase; the protein is MTARSGAALSVVIPAHDEAGVIDRVLTALTEHSRRDELEIVVAANGCTDATAARARSYQGVRVVEVETASKIAALNAGDEEALTFPRVYLDADVRIAPEALFALAEALERDGIEIASPRLVVDTSAASWAVRQHYRIWELSDYRRSGHIGSGVYALSADGRARFGRWPEVIADDRFVQQLFLPAERTTLADHSFTVRSAADMRTHLRRSVRIARGNAELPATLQQADGPSAASRSHLVRRVVRHPSLWVPFGVYCVSWTLPNLLARREIARASTATWNRDEMSRVSPT
- a CDS encoding SGNH/GDSL hydrolase family protein; amino-acid sequence: MTRTARTSRRALTALTAFAVSAALLIGCAAAAPEPGPVDLSEIPAAPGLSDVTVVGALGDSISLGVNACAEPGHCSAASWATGDDPAVGSVAMRIGEVAGAFPEVVNKAKDGGTVADALARVDEVIAADPGLVLILLGGNDVCDADVSGMTTVDNFRIAYGNLLAKIHEALPDTQILAMSIPDLYRLWEIGHVDATAVGRWDQSPSCRNLLGDAQAIDEESVARRDAVALRTQELNAVIAEVCTAEVSCVSDGGAVYAYEFAPDQISSIDYFHPSVAGEQAIAELAWNALQEAAT
- a CDS encoding O-antigen ligase family protein, yielding MTIDTPPATPAPDGANAAARGAGRVDAAPAASTPPSLTARRVLLVAGIALLFAAIVIASVILLPPIATGAALLGLSLVILLRRILFTWPALLFLLAATIMFIPARRYALPIPLPFALEAYRLMIFVAIIAVGLAFLFDRQRRWRPIAFGWPLGIFLATLLVSFIANGTRLVEEGLATTSLSGFFQLGVLLSVFVSVRQMLTSERMVTGFLMLLAWSATIVAFFAIIERVARTNVFLMLANFLPLVVLREDGGDATRAGVNRAYGSAQHPIALAVMLCMIIPLLIYLAKYAIWPRNIWNRRIAYGLATVIVFGGIVAAISRTAVVVMGVMFLIALLLRPKIAGIIVAFAVPMLLLAMFVVPAQVDSMLLSFFDVDTLIASQYTSAGMRGAGRLADLEPAMAEVQQAPFFGQGFGSRIVVGDDANSFILDNQVLSVLMEAGALGVAGYAVFMLAPVVMLLVFAFRDAAEVRHASLALTIATSLAGYSAALFFFDAFGFFQSFLVHMMLLAVGAWVLTETPRRPRGAGLAAEVDAAPAGPEGARLDAPVAGSATAEGTP
- a CDS encoding glycosyltransferase: MSGAEPRVRPDEAAITPGAVDDVVFTFSFETYADAARRGMMRPPDRIVMSLMRSDKVGRMLVANPFRWMPRVLVSPLLDRDVRFPASERVWLHSPVRLRRTDRLEPAQVAREYADYDRALRRQALRRGLVDPVVLTCNPLVAGFAPFDWARQTTFFARDDWLSSPGRSEYWPAFREAYRRISASGRAVAAVSSQIIERIDPSGPHEVVPNGVEPAEWRGPKPEEPAWMAEIPHPRAVYVGTLDGRLDVAGIAALARARPDVHTVLLGPLPDPAYVADLRALPNVHVHPSVGRAELIATLRNSDVALVAHRRTPLTEAMSPLKLYEYLAAGLPVLSIDLPPVRGISDRVTLTDSVADFVDVVDAALAAGPAIETERLAFVEANSWAARHERIIAIARGA